A window of the Vanessa cardui chromosome 25, ilVanCard2.1, whole genome shotgun sequence genome harbors these coding sequences:
- the LOC124540565 gene encoding facilitated trehalose transporter Tret1-like, translating to MVTPAVKQTWAVMGVLLNMLGQGMVLSFPSILLPSLFAPDSKIPADIHMASWVASCIGIAGIPGFMTSSFLMDMYGRKLAHAVVVVPGIVGWLLIYFATNITVLIIGRSLCGLAAGATVSLGAVVIGEYTSPRNRGMFLNLKTTAVCIGNMIVHILGHFYAWKTVALIALIPHILALIIIATWPESPAWLASRKRFDESEKSFYWLRGKTNESKKELGEMLRAQKERIEYPSSKSISTKCLDFFKKFTRRDFIKPVIIILFGGLLLESCGRHIFPAYALQIIEEVTGNKSQSFYYTLGIDLIISASAIFSSVLVKIMKRRTLLFGSGFAALAVLMCVCLYLYLSANDLISKDKSWIAVALFALYFILANLGCTPIPLALLGEVFPLAHRGAGSSVAGFILSIYVMAGMQVTPYLLVSVKVYGTFAVFGAVMGLALVVLCFVLPETKDKTLQQIEDYFNFGRFRDEDVENDEEVKMKMIPN from the exons ATGGTTACGCCGGCTGTAAAACAG ACATGGGCTGTAATGGGTGTGCTCCTCAACATGTTGGGACAGGGTATGGTCTTGAGCTTTCCTTCAATATTGCTTCCATCTCTCTTCGCGCCAGATTCAAAGATACCAGCTGACATACACATGGCTTCTTGGgtag cgTCATGTATTGGAATTGCTGGAATACCAGGTTTCATGACCTCGTCTTTCCTAATGGACATGTATGGGCGAAAATTAGCACACGCAGTTGTTGTCGTGCCAGGAATTGTAGGCTGGCTTTTGATATACTTCGCTACTAATATAACTGTTCTTATAATCGGACGATCATTATGTGGCCTGGCAGCTGGTGCCACCGTGTCCTTAGGGGCGGTTGTGATCGGAGAATATACCAGCCCAAGAAATCGAGGAATGTTCCTTAACTTGAAGACAACCGCTGTTTGTATTGGGAACATGATTGTACACATATTAGGGCACTTTTATGCTTGGAAAACTGTCGCACTTATCGCTCTCATCCCCCATATTCtggctttaataataatagccaCATGGCCAGAGAGTCCAGCGTGGCTAGCTTCTAGAAAACGGTTCGATGAAAGCGAAAAGTCATTTTATTGGCTCAGAGGAAAGACCAACGAATCCAAAAAGGAACTGGGAGAAATGCTGAGAGCTCAGAAGGAGAGAATTGAATATCCATCGTCGAAATCAATATCCACTAAATGCTTGGACTTTTTCAAAAAGTTTACTCGAAGAGACTTCATTAAGCCggtgataattatattattcggTGGACTTCTTCTAGAATCGTGTGGAAGACATATTTTCCCAGCTTACGCTTTACAGATCATTGAAGAGGTAACAGGGAATAAGTCACAATCGTTTTACTACACTTTGGGAATAGATTTGATTATTTCCGCTAGTGCCATATTTTCATCAGTTCTTGTGAAAATCATGAAACGACGCACCCTTCTGTTTGGAAGTGGTTTTGCGGCGTTAGCTGTTCTTATGTGCGTCTGTTTATACTTATACCTGTCTGCAAATGATTTGATTTCTAAGGATAAATCCTGGATAGCCGTAGCGCTATTTGCTTTGTATTTCATTCTAGCAAACTTAGGATGTACTCCAATACCGCTGGCCTTATTGGGAGAAGTTTTTCCTCTGGCCCATAGAGGTGCTGGATCATCAGTGGCCGGGTTCATTTTGTCCATTTACGTTATGGCTGGAATGCAAGTGACACCGTATTTGTTGGTGAGCGTTAAAGTTTATGGAACATTTGCTGTTTTTGGAGCAGTCATGGGATTAGCGTTAGTGGTGCTGTGTTTTGTCCTACCTGAAACCAAAGACAAAACTTTACAGCAGATCGAAGATTACTTCAACTTCGGAAGATTCAGGGATGAGGATGTGGAAAACGACGAGGAAGTTAAGATGAAGATGATACCGAATTAA